One Fusarium falciforme chromosome 1, complete sequence genomic window carries:
- a CDS encoding Pre-mRNA-splicing factor prp46 produces METPQIPQDALQLSALAAQNATVSRTLFAHAHAPEPPSAKRQKTDDASEDPITKRRFRAEYAHVETLPPSITAKLPTKQPGKKVAKPGAPARPAMKLLEGAPGSKGGASSAARAESTPQNMSLTTRGATAFQQPKPEWHAPWKLMRVISGHLGWVRSLAVEPNNKWFASGAGDRTIKIWDLATGSLRLTLTGHISTVRGLAVSPRHPYLFSCGEDKMVKCWDLETNKVIRHYHGHLSGVYTLALHPTLDVLVTGGRDGVARVWDMRTRSNIHVLSGHTQTVADLVCQEADPQVITGSLDSTVRLWDLAAGKTMGVLTHHKKGVRALATHPSEFTFASGSTGSIKQWKCPEGAFMQNFEGHNAIINTMSVNEQNVFFTGGDNGSMSFWDWKTGHRFQSLDTTAQPGSLDAEAGIMSSTFDRSGLRLICGEADKTIKIWKQDETATEETHPLDWKPSLARRKY; encoded by the exons ATGGAGACACCTCAGATACCTCAAGACGCGCTACAGCTCAGCGCGCTCGCCGCACAAAATGCCACAGTATCAAGAACGCTCTTTGCGCACGCGCACGCCCCCGAGCCGCCGTCCGCGAAGCGACAAAAGACCGACGACGCGTCCGAGGACCCCATCACGAAGAGACGCTTCCGCGCCGAGTACGCCCACGTCGAGACGCTCCCGCCATCAATTACCGCCAAGCTTCCTACAAAGCAGCCCGGGAAGAAGGTCGCCAAGCCCGGCGCGCCAGCAAGGCCAGCCATGAAGCTTCTTGAAGGTGCGCCTGGCTCCAAGGGTGGTGCATCGTCGGCAGCTAGGGCGGAGAGCACGCCGCAGAATATGAGCCTCACGACGAGGGGAGCGACAGCCTTCCAGCAGCCCAAACCTGAATGGCATGCGCCGTGGAAGTTGATGAGGGTCATTTCTGGTCATCTGGGTTGGGTGCGCAGCTTGGCCGTCGAGCCTAACAACAAGTGGTTCGCCAGCGGCGCTGGTGACCGAAccatcaagatctgggacTTGGCCACTGGCTCACTGAGGTTGACACTCACTGGTCACATCAGCACCGTTCGCGGTCTTGCCGTGTCCCCACGCCACCCATACCTCTTCTCTTGCGGCGAGGACAAGATGGTCAAGTGCTGGGATCTCGAGACAAACAAGGTCATCCGTCACTACCACGGCCATCTGAGCGGCGTCTACACCCTCGCCCTGCACCCGACCCTCGACGTGCTTGTAACGGGTGGCCGCGATGGTGTCGCCCGTGTCTGGGATATGCGCACCCGGAGCAACATCCACGTCCTCTCAGGCCACACCCAGACCGTCGCCGACCTCGTCTGCCAGGAGGCTGACCCCCAGGTCATCACCGGCTCCCTCGACTCGACCGTTCGCCTCTGGGATCTCGCTGCCGGAAAGACAATGGGTGTGCTCACCCACCACAAGAAGGGCGTCCGCGCCCTGGCCACGCACCCTTCAGAGTTTACCTTTGCCAGTGGAAGCACGGGGAGCATCAAGCAGTGGAAGTGCCCCGAGGGTGCGTTCATGCAGAATTTCGAGGGTCAtaatgccatcatcaacaccatgagCGTCAATGAGCAGAATGTCTTTTTCACAGGAG GTGACAATGGCTCAATGAGCTTCTGGGACTGGAAGACTGGCCACAGATTCCAGTCACTCGACACAACTGCCCAACCTGGCTCTCTCGACGCCGAGGCGGGTATCATGAGTTCGACATTTGACAGGTCAGGACTACGTCTGATCTGTGGTGAGGCCGATAAAACGA TCAAAATATGGAAGCAGGATGAGACTGCGACAGAGGAGACACATCCCCTAGACTGGAAGCCAAGCTTGGCCCGAAGGAAGTATTAA